One genomic region from Drosophila subpulchrella strain 33 F10 #4 breed RU33 chromosome 2R, RU_Dsub_v1.1 Primary Assembly, whole genome shotgun sequence encodes:
- the LOC119550599 gene encoding paired box pox-neuro protein, with translation MPHTGQAGVNQLGGVFVNGRPLPDCVRRRIVDLALCGVRPCDISRQLLVSHGCVSKILTRFYETGSIRPGSIGGSKTKQVATPTVVKKIIRLKEENSGMFAWEIREQLQQQRVCDPSSVPSISSINRILRNSGLWTDEMTSSQQNAAAAAAAAAAAAAHQAGSGPPNGYGPQAPPPPVTVAPPTAAATPSVARYAKPPALMMSSAGEMPIKPAPKMPPTMGHGHNHGLNPSVSGLDLSYSALHKHWLWNPSLLYYTQAHIQAQAAASGGQFLPYAGGYLPHAMAAAAASSTSTLGGFTKSESSIDLSTPGAAGDALSDCDSGKSSPAALSLTASGGGNGAGSAPEASPGSTLSHSRKRNPYSIEELLKKPEKRLRLDSNRLECLESSSSCESSQDSPVPPPLEVPEDEDPAEGEEEQEEEDCSVEVVN, from the exons ATGCCGCATACAG GTCAAGCCGGTGTCAACCAATTGGGTGGAGTGTTTGTGAATGGGCGCCCTCTGCCGGACTGCGTTCGTCGCAGGATCGTGGATTTGGCCCTGTGCGGAGTAAGGCCGTGTGATATATCCCGCCAGCTCCTGGTTTCCCATG GTTGCGTTTCCAAAATATTGACGCGGTTCTATGAGACGGGCTCCATTCGACCGGGTTCTATTGGCGGGAGCAAGACTAAG CAagtggccacgcccaccgtgGTGAAGAAGATCATCCGGCTGAAGGAGGAGAACAGCGGCATGTTCGCGTGGGAGATTCGcgagcagctgcagcagcagaggGTCTGCGACCCCAGCTCGGTGCCCTCGATCAGCTCCATCAACCGGATTCTGCGCAACAGCGGTTTGTGGACGGACGAGATGACCTCCAGTCAGCAGAATGcggcagctgcagcagcggcggcggcggcggcagcggctcATCAGGCGGGCAGCGGTCCACCGAATGGCTATGGCCCCCAAGCTCCTCCCCCTCCGGTGACCGTGGCCCCGCCCACTGCGGCAGCCACGCCCTCCGTTGCTCGCTATGCAAAACCACCGGCGCTGATGATGAGTTCCGCCGGCGAGATGCCCATCAAACCCGCTCCCAAAATGCCGCCCACCATGGGACATGGCCACAACCACGGGCTGAATCCCAGCGTTTCTGGCCTGGATCTGAGCTACTCTGCTCTGCACAAGCACTGGCTGTGGAATCCCTCCCTGCTGTACTACACTCAGGCTCACATTCAGGCTCAGGCGGCGGCTTCGGGAGGGCAGTTTCTGCCCTATGCCGGCGGCTACTTGCCCCATGCCATGGCAGCGGCGGCCGCCTCCTCCACATCGACCCTGGGTGGCTTCACCAAGTCGGAGAGCTCCATCGATCTCTCGACTCCCGGTGCCGCCGGCGATGCACTCAGCGATTGCGATTCCGGCAAATCCTCGCCAGCGGCGCTCTCACTAACCGCTTCTGGTGGGGGAAATGGAGCAGGATCAGCTCCAGAGGCTTCTCCAGGATCAACGCTTAGCCACAGTCGCAAGCGGAATCCCTACTCCATCGAGGAACTGCTCAAGAAGCCGGAGAAACGACTGCGACTCGACAGCAATCGACTGGAGTGCCTGGAGTCAAGTTCCAGCTGCGAAAGCAGCCAGGATAGTCCAGTGCCTCCTCCCCTGGAAGTCCCAGAGGATGAGGATCCCGCCGAGGgagaggaggagcaggaggaggaggactgCAGCGTGGAAGTGGTCAACTAA